One window of the Dehalococcoidia bacterium genome contains the following:
- the nadC gene encoding carboxylating nicotinate-nucleotide diphosphorylase translates to MIDTVLRPCRVSPDLPGLADQVARALAEDVGRGDLTTRLTVPAEMRARASLIQKSPGVLAGAPVFEAVFALVPGEVSIAWLVEEGSVSPGPRTVAELEGSARALLTGERTALNYLQRLSGIATLAARAAEIIAPYNVTLLDTRKTTPGLRLLEKYATRVGGARNHRFGLDDGILIKDNHIVAAGGITAAVQAARAGAPPGMLIEVEVTTFAELDEALAAGADIILLDNWDPADLRRAIEICDSADVWTEVSGGISLETIARYAAARPDFISMGALTHSATALDFSLDFVMERPAWSAR, encoded by the coding sequence ATGATCGACACCGTCCTGCGCCCCTGCCGGGTGTCGCCCGACCTCCCGGGGCTTGCTGACCAAGTCGCGCGCGCGCTCGCCGAAGACGTGGGCCGAGGCGACCTGACGACGCGCCTGACCGTGCCCGCTGAGATGCGCGCCCGCGCCTCGCTCATCCAGAAATCGCCCGGCGTGCTCGCGGGTGCGCCGGTCTTCGAGGCGGTCTTTGCGCTTGTTCCAGGAGAGGTCTCGATTGCTTGGCTCGTCGAGGAGGGCAGCGTCTCACCCGGGCCGCGTACCGTCGCCGAACTCGAAGGCAGCGCGCGCGCCTTACTGACGGGGGAGCGGACAGCGCTCAACTATCTCCAGCGCTTGTCGGGGATCGCCACGCTCGCCGCCCGCGCGGCGGAGATCATCGCGCCCTATAACGTCACTCTGCTCGACACGCGCAAGACGACGCCAGGATTGCGGCTCCTTGAGAAGTACGCGACGCGGGTCGGCGGGGCGCGCAACCACCGCTTCGGCCTCGATGACGGCATCTTGATCAAGGACAACCATATCGTGGCTGCGGGCGGGATCACCGCGGCGGTGCAGGCGGCCCGCGCAGGTGCCCCGCCGGGAATGCTTATCGAAGTCGAGGTGACCACCTTCGCGGAGCTGGACGAAGCGCTCGCCGCCGGCGCCGACATCATTCTGCTCGACAATTGGGATCCCGCCGACCTCCGCCGCGCGATCGAGATCTGCGACAGCGCAGACGTCTGGACCGAGGTCTCGGGAGGAATCTCGCTGGAGACGATCGCCCGCTACGCCGCCGCACGGCCGGATTTCATCTCGATGGGGGCACTGACCCACTCGGCGACCGCGCTCGATTTTTCGCTCGACTTCGTCATGGAGAGGCCAGCATGGTCAGCTCGCTGA
- the nadA gene encoding quinolinate synthase NadA, which yields MVSSLIQIAPPPVQESEEELIAQIQQLRKERNAVIMAHNYQIPQIQDLADFVGDSLALAREATRVKADVIVLCGVYFMAETAKLLNPDRIVIIPDPNAGCSLADSITAEQLREWKAQHPGAVVVSYVNTTAAVKAETDICCTSSNAEKVIRSIPEETPILFCPDLFLGDYLKRITGRKNMEIWPGECHVHAGIRPEEVRELLESTPDAELLIHPECGCTSSLVWARGQGMLPNNTYMLSTDGMIRHARASAAKNFIVATETGLLHRLQHENPAKRFFPADRAAVCVYMKMITLPKLRNALRDLQPQVTIPEEIAVPARRAIERMLAVS from the coding sequence ATGGTCAGCTCGCTGATTCAGATCGCTCCACCGCCAGTTCAGGAGTCCGAGGAGGAGCTGATCGCCCAGATCCAGCAGCTCCGCAAAGAGCGCAACGCCGTCATCATGGCGCACAACTATCAAATCCCGCAGATTCAGGACCTCGCCGATTTTGTCGGCGACTCGCTCGCCCTTGCGCGGGAGGCAACCCGCGTCAAGGCGGATGTCATCGTCCTCTGCGGCGTCTATTTCATGGCAGAGACGGCGAAGCTGCTCAATCCGGACCGCATTGTCATCATTCCGGATCCCAACGCTGGCTGCTCGCTCGCCGACTCGATAACGGCAGAGCAGCTTCGGGAATGGAAGGCACAGCATCCCGGGGCGGTTGTTGTAAGTTATGTCAATACAACGGCAGCGGTGAAAGCCGAGACCGATATCTGCTGCACCTCTAGCAACGCCGAGAAGGTGATCCGTTCGATCCCCGAGGAGACGCCGATCCTGTTCTGTCCCGACCTGTTCCTCGGCGACTATCTGAAGCGGATCACCGGCCGCAAGAACATGGAGATTTGGCCGGGCGAGTGCCATGTTCATGCCGGTATCCGCCCCGAAGAAGTGCGGGAATTGCTGGAGAGCACTCCGGATGCCGAGCTGCTCATCCATCCCGAGTGTGGCTGCACCAGTTCGCTGGTGTGGGCCCGCGGACAGGGCATGTTGCCCAACAACACCTATATGCTGTCGACCGACGGCATGATCCGCCACGCGCGCGCCAGCGCTGCCAAGAACTTCATTGTCGCCACGGAGACTGGCCTGCTGCACCGCCTGCAGCATGAGAACCCAGCGAAGCGCTTCTTCCCCGCCGATCGCGCTGCCGTCTGTGTCTACATGAAGATGATCACCTTGCCGAAGCTCCGCAACGCCTTGCGCGACTTGCAGCCGCAGGTGACGATCCCGGAGGAGATCGCTGTCCCGGCGCGGCGCGCGATCGAGCGGATGCTGGCGGTCAGCTGA